The proteins below are encoded in one region of Nonomuraea helvata:
- a CDS encoding terpene synthase family protein, translating to MPDHEVDEAFELGRTCALAAECGRDLRRCAQMYSGLFPATAFSADDYSALTLSTAFSAPWATAARLKVANRAALWVLAVDRLVDHTATTREQVNRLAGECLSVADGAVPRSAVTRFLADLRDELATVKGFDDLRRLWRDQLARMLAGMARAWVWRDTRTVLTLDGYLDNADSRGSCFVDVSHWIYTADDWAKAHLEELRAVSRQVQRYLHLLGDVASYRKDMSWGDLNVLALGVSRAEVTEAMAELAREAAALIEPVRARSPRTAVYLRGRLGFNAGFFGISGRGPAC from the coding sequence ATGCCCGACCATGAGGTGGACGAGGCGTTCGAGCTGGGCAGGACGTGCGCGCTGGCCGCGGAGTGCGGCAGGGACCTGCGGCGCTGCGCCCAGATGTACAGCGGACTCTTCCCCGCGACGGCCTTCAGCGCCGATGACTACAGCGCCCTGACCCTCTCCACGGCCTTCAGCGCCCCCTGGGCCACCGCCGCGCGCCTCAAGGTCGCCAACCGGGCCGCCCTGTGGGTCCTGGCCGTCGACCGGCTCGTGGACCACACCGCGACCACCCGCGAGCAGGTGAACCGCCTGGCCGGCGAATGCCTGTCCGTCGCCGACGGCGCCGTGCCCCGGTCGGCGGTCACGCGGTTCCTTGCCGACCTCCGCGACGAGCTGGCCACCGTCAAGGGGTTCGACGACCTGCGCCGGCTCTGGCGGGACCAGCTCGCCAGGATGCTGGCGGGCATGGCCAGGGCGTGGGTGTGGCGTGACACACGTACCGTTCTGACGCTGGACGGCTACCTGGACAACGCCGACAGCCGCGGCTCGTGCTTCGTGGACGTGTCGCACTGGATCTACACGGCCGACGACTGGGCGAAGGCTCACCTGGAGGAGCTGCGGGCGGTCAGCCGGCAGGTCCAGCGCTACCTGCACCTGCTCGGCGACGTGGCGTCGTACCGCAAGGACATGAGCTGGGGCGACCTGAACGTGCTGGCGCTCGGTGTCAGCCGCGCCGAGGTGACCGAGGCGATGGCCGAGCTGGCGCGCGAGGCGGCCGCCCTCATCGAGCCGGTACGGGCCCGCAGCCCCCGCACGGCCGTCTACCTGCGAGGACGGCTCGGATTCAACGCCGGTTTCTTCGGTATTTCGGGCCGTGGGCCGGCATGCTAA
- a CDS encoding GTP-binding protein, which translates to MEFGRSDHWRLPTAIKILIAGGFGAGKTTMVGAVSETRPLRTEEALTQLGANVDDLSGVERKFTTTVAMDFGRITIANDYMLYLFGTPGQERFWFVWDELALGALGAVVLADTRRLDACFPAVDYFEKREQPFIVALNCFDGTRPFTVGEVRSAIGLEPEIPIVLCDARRRDSGRQVLITLMEHAMRMGASPVGTMS; encoded by the coding sequence ATGGAATTCGGTCGCTCTGACCATTGGCGGCTGCCGACGGCGATCAAGATCTTGATCGCCGGCGGGTTCGGCGCGGGCAAGACCACCATGGTCGGCGCCGTCTCCGAGACCCGGCCGCTACGCACGGAAGAGGCGCTCACTCAGTTGGGCGCCAACGTCGACGACCTGTCAGGCGTCGAGAGGAAGTTCACGACCACCGTCGCCATGGACTTCGGGCGGATCACCATCGCCAACGACTACATGCTCTACCTGTTCGGCACGCCCGGCCAGGAGCGCTTCTGGTTCGTGTGGGACGAGCTGGCTCTGGGCGCGCTCGGCGCCGTCGTGCTGGCCGACACCCGCCGCCTCGACGCCTGCTTCCCGGCCGTCGACTACTTCGAGAAGCGTGAGCAGCCGTTCATCGTGGCGCTCAACTGCTTCGACGGCACCCGGCCGTTCACCGTGGGCGAGGTCCGCTCGGCGATCGGCCTGGAGCCGGAGATCCCCATCGTGCTCTGCGACGCCCGCAGGCGCGACTCGGGCAGACAGGTGCTCATCACCCTGATGGAGCACGCGATGCGCATGGGCGCCTCGCCCGTCGGGACCATGTCGTGA
- a CDS encoding Lrp/AsnC family transcriptional regulator yields the protein MEEIDRRIVTLLARDGRMSFTDLARETGLSVSAVHQRVRRLEKRGVVRGYAAIIDHDAVGLPLTAFVSIKPIDPAAPDDAPERLAHLTAIEACHSVAGDESYILKVRVASPAALEDLLQQIRASANVSTRTTVVLSTPYEHRAPEVAGEGPSGQDT from the coding sequence ATGGAGGAGATCGATCGCCGGATCGTCACGCTGCTGGCGCGCGACGGCCGCATGAGCTTCACGGACCTGGCCAGGGAGACCGGGCTCTCGGTCTCAGCGGTGCACCAGCGCGTACGCCGCCTGGAAAAGCGCGGAGTCGTGCGCGGATACGCCGCGATCATCGACCATGACGCGGTGGGGCTGCCGCTGACCGCGTTCGTGTCGATCAAACCGATCGACCCGGCCGCCCCCGACGACGCCCCCGAGCGGCTGGCCCACCTGACGGCCATCGAGGCGTGCCACAGTGTGGCGGGCGACGAGAGCTACATCCTCAAGGTACGCGTGGCCTCACCGGCGGCGCTGGAGGACCTGCTGCAGCAGATCCGCGCCTCGGCCAACGTCTCGACTCGCACGACGGTCGTGCTGAGCACGCCGTACGAGCACCGCGCCCCCGAGGTGGCCGGCGAGGGACCCTCCGGCCAGGACACCTGA
- a CDS encoding RICIN domain-containing protein — translation MWVNSRSAQCLTVAGGSTANSAPTIQWYCGSGDDQKWSWTGDIEVGARGYLINKKSGKCLADPASSTTEGKQLIIYTCNQNDDQYWILGSGFRLQNDHSRMYMAVAAGSFTAGAKVIQWPATNGDEQDWGVVVTG, via the coding sequence ATGTGGGTCAACTCCCGCAGCGCCCAATGCCTGACCGTTGCGGGCGGCAGCACCGCCAACTCGGCGCCGACCATCCAGTGGTACTGCGGCAGCGGTGACGACCAGAAATGGTCTTGGACGGGTGATATCGAGGTGGGAGCGCGTGGCTACCTCATCAACAAGAAGTCCGGCAAGTGCCTGGCCGATCCGGCGAGCAGCACCACCGAAGGCAAGCAGCTGATCATCTACACGTGCAACCAGAACGACGACCAGTACTGGATTCTTGGCAGCGGTTTCCGGCTGCAGAACGACCACAGCCGCATGTATATGGCTGTCGCGGCCGGCAGCTTCACCGCGGGCGCCAAGGTCATCCAGTGGCCCGCCACCAACGGTGATGAGCAGGACTGGGGTGTGGTCGTGACCGGCTGA
- a CDS encoding TetR/AcrR family transcriptional regulator, translated as MDTTTPAQRGARGRNRRGQGERLREEIIEAALRLLDELADDQALSLRAVAREIGIAATSVYIHFADRDALVLAAMERCHTDLIDSIDRAEAESEDPAAKLRARVLLQGKWAYEHAGLYKVLHESTLNQRTRMPFKTVLGERTTAAIQRCMDAGLAPAGDAAAVSLDLRAAVHGAVSMRLNSADLPMPPLEEQVDRFLVKLVGLSPTTG; from the coding sequence ATGGACACGACCACCCCGGCCCAACGTGGCGCCCGCGGCCGCAACCGGCGGGGCCAGGGCGAACGGCTGCGCGAGGAGATCATCGAGGCCGCTCTGCGGCTGCTCGACGAGTTGGCCGACGACCAGGCGCTGTCGCTGCGGGCCGTGGCACGCGAGATCGGCATCGCCGCCACGTCCGTCTACATCCACTTCGCCGACCGGGACGCCCTCGTGCTGGCGGCGATGGAGCGCTGCCACACGGACCTGATCGACTCCATCGACCGGGCCGAAGCCGAGTCCGAGGACCCGGCGGCCAAGCTGCGCGCCCGGGTGCTGCTGCAGGGCAAGTGGGCCTACGAGCACGCAGGGCTGTACAAGGTGCTCCACGAGAGCACGCTCAACCAGCGCACGCGGATGCCGTTCAAGACGGTGCTCGGCGAGCGCACCACGGCGGCGATCCAGCGCTGCATGGACGCCGGACTCGCCCCCGCCGGCGACGCCGCCGCGGTCTCCCTGGACCTGCGGGCGGCCGTCCACGGCGCGGTCTCGATGCGCCTCAACTCAGCCGACCTGCCGATGCCGCCACTGGAGGAGCAGGTCGACCGGTTCCTCGTCAAGTTGGTCGGCCTCTCCCCAACGACGGGATAG
- a CDS encoding Lrp/AsnC ligand binding domain-containing protein, with the protein MPWLSVEPAALETVGNALAQHPEVGYAAAATGPTNLYASVAGPGAAALYTYLTRRIAPLPGIRLMETAPVLRNIKGIY; encoded by the coding sequence GTGCCGTGGCTGTCCGTCGAACCCGCGGCGCTCGAAACGGTCGGCAACGCCCTCGCCCAGCATCCCGAAGTCGGCTACGCCGCGGCCGCCACCGGCCCCACCAACCTCTACGCCAGCGTCGCGGGCCCCGGCGCGGCCGCCCTGTACACCTATTTGACCCGCCGCATCGCCCCTCTTCCCGGTATCCGGCTCATGGAGACCGCACCCGTGCTGCGCAACATCAAGGGGATTTACTAG
- a CDS encoding SDR family NAD(P)-dependent oxidoreductase yields MLGEGVADRFERRGFDGQPRHGSMGRRRGRAAGRRRCRRTGRRHRPGRGATVVKADVTDPAQLRSLFDAAEREYGGLDVFVHNAYGFAHGPLARAADEDYAHTFTANSQATFVAFREVAGRMRDDGRIVYISSSATRASSPSEPLYSASKAAGEQLVRAFSREVAPRRITVNAVLPGPTNTDSVQDVMDMLADAIRRTPLGRIGEPEDIADVVAFLASDQARWVIGQRIAVDGGLTA; encoded by the coding sequence ATGCTGGGCGAGGGCGTTGCCGACCGTTTCGAGCGCCGCGGGTTCGACGGACAGCCACGGCACGGGTCCATGGGGCGACGGCGGGGAAGAGCCGCTGGTCGACGTCGATGTCGAAGGACAGGACGCCGCCACCGGCCAGGTCGCGGGGCCACGGTGGTGAAAGCGGACGTGACCGACCCCGCCCAGCTGCGTTCCCTCTTCGACGCGGCCGAACGCGAGTACGGCGGCCTCGACGTATTCGTGCACAACGCCTACGGGTTCGCGCACGGCCCGCTCGCCCGGGCCGCCGACGAGGATTACGCGCACACCTTCACGGCCAATTCCCAGGCCACGTTCGTCGCGTTCCGTGAGGTGGCCGGGCGCATGCGCGACGACGGCAGGATCGTCTACATCTCCTCCAGTGCCACCCGCGCGAGCAGCCCGTCCGAGCCCCTCTATTCGGCGAGCAAGGCGGCGGGCGAGCAACTGGTACGGGCCTTCTCCCGCGAGGTGGCCCCGCGGAGGATCACGGTCAACGCCGTCCTGCCCGGCCCGACCAACACCGACTCGGTACAGGACGTCATGGACATGCTGGCGGACGCCATCAGGCGGACTCCTTTGGGCAGGATCGGCGAGCCCGAGGACATCGCGGACGTCGTCGCCTTCCTCGCCTCTGACCAGGCCCGTTGGGTCATCGGCCAGAGGATCGCCGTCGACGGCGGCCTGACGGCCTGA
- a CDS encoding nuclear transport factor 2 family protein — MSTGSKLDRNKRNVLAFYEAGINSKDFDAATKLIGERYVQHNPAIADGVEGFKSRVDFIKETFPQLRAEVKNIFADGDFVIAHVHGVRVPGQRGTAIVDIFRLDENGKLIEHWDVMQDIPEKAENENGMF; from the coding sequence ATGAGCACGGGTTCGAAGCTTGACCGGAACAAGCGAAACGTCCTGGCCTTCTACGAGGCCGGCATCAACAGCAAGGATTTCGACGCCGCCACGAAACTCATCGGCGAGCGCTACGTGCAGCACAATCCCGCCATCGCCGACGGCGTAGAAGGCTTCAAGAGCCGCGTCGACTTCATCAAGGAGACCTTTCCGCAGTTGCGCGCGGAGGTGAAGAACATCTTCGCCGACGGCGACTTCGTCATCGCGCACGTTCACGGCGTACGGGTGCCCGGCCAGCGGGGGACGGCCATCGTCGACATCTTCCGGCTCGACGAGAACGGAAAGCTCATCGAGCACTGGGACGTCATGCAGGACATTCCGGAGAAGGCCGAGAACGAGAACGGCATGTTCTGA
- a CDS encoding MFS transporter encodes MTTSVGSHRLPYEPTIPDPRRWWALVAVATAQLLIGLDSTIMNIALPSAQRSLEMSDPARQWVITIFALGYGGFLLLGGRMSDLMGRRRSLLIGLSGFALASAFGGAAVDPAMLLTARALQGIFGALVTPSVLGTLAVAFPRPAERGKAFGIYGTVLGSASGLGVALGGVLTDYLDWRWCMYVNLPLAIAAAAGVLYAVRPAPRAPGVRVDVIGALLATTGLMALVFGFAHAEPDGWSAPTSAGALVGGVLVLVAFVWVQRRSTGPLLPLRVVLDRRRGGSYLAVFSLATGMFAALFFLTFYLQDVLGYSPVMAGLGFLPLTGGLMLGVRLVSPLIARTPVRLLLAPGLLTITAGLALLGLVQVDSGYWLHVLPVFALVGLGTGWVLVTANSTATLGAGADTAVAGAMVQTSQQIGGSLGTALLGTIAGTSTADYLRAHPASAAAATVHGFNVAGLAAAGFLALATAAVFLIIGPSDVQRQNP; translated from the coding sequence ATGACCACATCAGTCGGCTCCCACCGGCTCCCATACGAGCCCACCATCCCTGACCCCAGGCGCTGGTGGGCGCTGGTCGCCGTTGCGACGGCACAGCTGCTGATCGGTCTCGACTCGACGATCATGAACATCGCGCTACCCTCCGCGCAGAGATCGCTGGAGATGTCGGATCCCGCTCGCCAATGGGTGATCACCATCTTCGCTCTGGGGTACGGCGGCTTCCTGCTCCTGGGCGGGCGGATGTCGGACCTCATGGGCCGCAGGCGCAGCTTGCTGATCGGGCTGTCCGGATTCGCGCTGGCCTCCGCGTTCGGCGGTGCGGCCGTCGATCCGGCGATGCTGCTGACCGCGCGGGCACTGCAAGGCATCTTCGGAGCGCTGGTCACTCCGTCCGTGCTCGGGACGCTCGCGGTCGCCTTCCCGCGGCCCGCCGAGCGCGGCAAGGCGTTCGGGATCTACGGCACCGTCCTGGGCAGCGCTTCCGGCCTCGGCGTGGCGCTCGGCGGAGTGCTCACCGACTACCTGGACTGGCGCTGGTGCATGTACGTGAACCTCCCCCTCGCGATCGCGGCGGCAGCCGGAGTGCTGTACGCGGTCCGTCCCGCGCCTCGCGCCCCCGGGGTACGGGTCGACGTCATCGGCGCCCTGCTCGCCACCACTGGCCTGATGGCCCTGGTCTTCGGGTTCGCTCATGCCGAACCCGACGGCTGGAGCGCGCCCACCAGCGCCGGGGCGCTGGTGGGCGGTGTCCTCGTGCTGGTCGCGTTCGTCTGGGTCCAGCGCCGGAGCACAGGGCCGCTGCTGCCCCTGCGGGTGGTCCTCGACCGGCGTCGGGGCGGGTCCTACCTGGCGGTGTTCAGCCTGGCGACAGGCATGTTCGCCGCGCTGTTCTTCCTCACCTTCTATCTGCAGGACGTGCTCGGCTACTCGCCGGTCATGGCGGGTCTCGGCTTCCTGCCCCTCACCGGCGGGCTCATGCTGGGCGTACGCCTGGTGAGCCCTCTCATCGCCCGCACGCCGGTGCGCCTGCTGCTGGCACCCGGGCTCCTGACCATCACGGCCGGGCTCGCGCTGCTCGGCCTTGTCCAGGTCGACAGCGGCTACTGGCTGCACGTGCTGCCCGTGTTCGCCTTGGTCGGCCTCGGCACCGGCTGGGTGCTGGTCACCGCCAACAGCACCGCCACCCTCGGAGCGGGGGCCGACACGGCCGTGGCAGGCGCCATGGTCCAGACCTCCCAGCAGATCGGCGGGTCCCTCGGCACTGCCCTGCTCGGCACGATCGCCGGCACGTCCACCGCCGACTACCTCCGCGCACATCCGGCGTCCGCCGCCGCCGCGACCGTCCACGGCTTCAACGTGGCCGGCCTCGCGGCGGCGGGCTTCCTCGCCCTGGCCACGGCCGCGGTCTTCTTGATCATCGGCCCAAGTGACGTGCAGCGGCAGAACCCGTGA